A DNA window from Chlamydia felis Fe/C-56 contains the following coding sequences:
- a CDS encoding inclusion-associated protein: MKKTLPYILFATIFHGACLILLVCSPTQKKQPKLLPFKEKLVTFRDPPHVTTQPKPPTPAQTILTKQTTVEKLDQKQTSKTPIEKKKLDSVKKIPIPKTVEKEKPAPKPQTEDKMVQKNTLERKAKLKAIANLTKTLSQHLDDSNAQLADLSLPKSRELTVHSSLAMTQEEELCQLLREYIVLPFSREVRVKLILTPQGTIHDCVLLSEISEAEKQLILMRIYEIPFKKFLDKYKISKNIVFHIKLLSNES; the protein is encoded by the coding sequence TATTCTCTTTGCAACGATTTTCCACGGAGCCTGTCTCATTCTCCTTGTGTGCTCTCCAACGCAAAAAAAACAACCCAAACTACTTCCTTTCAAAGAAAAACTCGTTACTTTCAGAGATCCCCCTCATGTAACAACGCAGCCAAAACCTCCCACACCAGCACAAACAATCTTAACCAAACAAACTACTGTTGAAAAACTCGATCAAAAGCAGACTTCTAAAACACCTATAGAAAAGAAAAAGCTGGATAGCGTTAAAAAAATTCCGATTCCTAAGACGGTAGAAAAAGAAAAGCCTGCGCCAAAACCTCAAACAGAAGATAAAATGGTCCAAAAAAATACCCTTGAAAGAAAGGCAAAGCTTAAGGCCATTGCAAATCTTACAAAAACGCTCTCGCAACATCTTGACGATAGCAATGCGCAGCTTGCCGACCTATCTCTTCCTAAAAGCAGAGAACTTACCGTACACTCATCTTTAGCAATGACTCAAGAAGAAGAACTATGCCAATTACTCCGTGAATATATTGTGCTGCCTTTTTCCAGGGAAGTAAGAGTAAAGCTAATCTTAACTCCTCAAGGGACTATCCATGATTGCGTTTTATTATCTGAAATTAGCGAAGCAGAAAAGCAATTAATTCTCATGCGTATCTATGAAATTCCCTTTAAAAAATTCTTGGACAAATACAAAATCTCGAAAAATATCGTTTTTCATATTAAACTCCTGAGTAATGAGTCTTAA
- a CDS encoding LysM peptidoglycan-binding domain-containing protein produces the protein MHVNCKYLFYCGLWFCLGAVLPAEAGKSPSLQAVLAEVEDASAKLLCHEADIQMLADRIDEQDSKIQKLSSTKPDALTKQIQQLEIEYKTLAKTVSVLTASVKDIQSTLQNKLQEVQQHHKTLSQDIRLLRRSLLALVDGSSPETYTDLSNEVPSHIHVVQPGETLGKIATKYKIPVAELKKLNKLNSDVIYANQKLCLPEHKK, from the coding sequence ATGCACGTTAATTGTAAATATTTGTTCTATTGCGGATTATGGTTTTGTCTAGGAGCGGTACTTCCTGCGGAAGCCGGAAAGTCTCCGTCCCTACAAGCAGTGCTTGCAGAAGTAGAAGACGCTTCTGCAAAATTGTTATGTCATGAAGCGGACATCCAGATGTTAGCTGATCGTATAGATGAGCAGGATAGTAAAATACAAAAACTGTCGTCTACAAAACCGGACGCTCTTACAAAACAAATCCAACAATTAGAAATCGAATACAAAACCCTAGCAAAAACAGTTTCAGTTCTTACCGCTTCTGTAAAAGATATCCAATCTACGCTGCAAAACAAACTTCAAGAAGTACAGCAACACCATAAAACACTTTCTCAAGACATTCGTCTTTTACGACGTTCTCTTCTTGCTCTTGTTGACGGCTCTTCTCCAGAAACTTATACCGATCTTTCTAATGAGGTTCCTTCTCATATCCATGTTGTACAACCTGGAGAAACCTTAGGGAAAATTGCTACGAAATATAAAATCCCGGTCGCGGAATTAAAAAAACTTAATAAACTAAATTCTGATGTTATTTACGCCAATCAAAAGCTTTGTTTGCCAGAGCATAAGAAATAA
- a CDS encoding OmpA family protein yields the protein MKKKYLSVLGCFLLALFALPSCSYPCGDWDITCQDCQRPKRKKQNFAFVPLYTDEEMNQNFADSYDSKEEQLYQTSSQSVSFRNITFATDSYTIKGEENLAILSSLVRQMQKSPKTTLYIEGHTDERGAAAYNLALGARRANAVKQHLIKQGISPERLFTISYGKEQPINSGHNELAWQQNRRTEFKVHAR from the coding sequence ATGAAAAAGAAATATTTAAGCGTATTGGGTTGTTTTTTACTCGCCCTTTTCGCCCTGCCTTCATGCTCTTATCCTTGCGGTGATTGGGATATTACTTGCCAAGACTGTCAACGTCCCAAAAGAAAAAAACAAAACTTTGCTTTTGTTCCTCTTTATACTGATGAAGAGATGAATCAAAATTTTGCTGATTCCTATGATTCTAAAGAAGAGCAGTTATACCAAACAAGTAGCCAATCGGTTTCCTTCCGGAATATCACATTTGCAACTGACAGTTATACCATTAAAGGCGAAGAAAACCTTGCTATTTTATCTAGCCTTGTTCGTCAGATGCAAAAATCTCCAAAAACAACGCTCTATATAGAAGGTCATACTGACGAACGCGGAGCTGCTGCTTATAATTTAGCCTTAGGAGCACGCCGCGCTAATGCTGTTAAGCAACATCTAATTAAACAAGGAATTTCTCCAGAACGTTTATTTACGATATCTTACGGAAAAGAGCAGCCAATAAACTCAGGTCATAATGAGCTTGCCTGGCAACAAAATCGTCGTACAGAATTCAAAGTCCATGCACGTTAA
- the tolB gene encoding Tol-Pal system protein TolB: MLRRLFVSTFLIFGMVSLYAKDLEVSVRSENTLLPIHVELNIGPNDAKQTKYLRSLCSIFVKDLALGDRLQPLLVKSGEISAPFSIVISSHYPELVFTLSRGTHNPRPFHSLVLTEDIAINRQKIHEVADKIHYALTRVPGISSGKIVFSLSKNPHDGELKQGELWSVDYDGENLRALTQENSLSITPNWLNIGSNNPYFYVSYKFGIPKIFLGSLENTSGKKVLNLQGNQFMPVFSPRKKQLAFISDAYGNPDLFLQGFSPSQGAMGKPRRVLNESFGTQGNPSFSPDGSKLVFVSNKDGRPRLYIIQVDPEIQTPRLLTKKYRNSSCPSWSPDGKKIAFCSVIKGVRQICLYDLSTGKDYQLTTTPIDKEGPSWAIDSHHLVYSAGNSGESELYLLSLITQKTNKIVIGLGEKRFPSWGGFPNNQ, translated from the coding sequence ATGTTACGACGTTTATTTGTCAGTACCTTCCTAATTTTTGGAATGGTTTCCCTCTATGCTAAAGATTTAGAAGTTTCCGTACGCTCGGAAAACACCCTTTTACCTATTCATGTAGAGCTGAATATCGGTCCTAATGATGCAAAACAGACAAAATACCTACGCTCATTATGCAGTATCTTCGTCAAGGATCTAGCTCTCGGAGATCGTCTTCAACCCCTTCTTGTTAAATCCGGAGAAATATCCGCACCGTTTAGTATTGTTATTTCTTCTCACTATCCTGAACTTGTATTTACCCTATCCCGAGGCACTCACAACCCTCGACCTTTTCATTCTTTAGTGCTTACGGAAGACATCGCTATCAACCGACAAAAAATACATGAGGTAGCAGATAAGATCCACTACGCCCTTACCAGAGTTCCTGGAATTAGTTCTGGAAAAATAGTTTTCTCATTAAGTAAGAATCCTCATGATGGCGAATTAAAACAGGGAGAGCTTTGGTCGGTAGATTATGACGGGGAGAATTTACGAGCCCTTACGCAAGAAAATTCCTTATCCATTACTCCAAACTGGCTGAACATAGGCAGCAATAACCCCTACTTCTATGTTTCTTACAAATTTGGCATTCCCAAAATTTTTCTAGGTTCTTTAGAGAATACCTCAGGAAAAAAAGTTCTCAATTTACAAGGGAATCAGTTTATGCCGGTCTTTTCTCCGAGGAAAAAACAGTTAGCTTTTATCTCGGATGCTTACGGGAATCCTGATTTATTCCTTCAGGGTTTTTCGCCATCCCAAGGAGCTATGGGCAAACCTCGCAGAGTTTTGAATGAATCTTTTGGAACACAGGGCAACCCCTCTTTTAGTCCCGATGGTTCTAAATTAGTTTTTGTTTCTAATAAAGACGGCAGACCACGCCTATACATCATTCAAGTAGATCCTGAAATCCAAACTCCACGTCTACTAACCAAAAAATATAGAAATAGCAGTTGCCCTTCATGGTCTCCGGATGGTAAAAAAATAGCCTTTTGCTCTGTAATTAAGGGTGTTCGGCAAATTTGCCTATACGACCTTTCCACAGGAAAAGATTACCAACTAACAACAACTCCTATAGATAAGGAAGGGCCTTCATGGGCTATTGATAGTCATCACCTTGTTTATAGCGCGGGAAATTCAGGAGAATCAGAGCTTTATTTATTAAGTCTGATTACCCAAAAAACTAACAAAATTGTTATAGGATTGGGGGAAAAACGTTTCCCTTCCTGGGGAGGATTCCCTAATAACCAATAA